In Odontesthes bonariensis isolate fOdoBon6 chromosome 22, fOdoBon6.hap1, whole genome shotgun sequence, one genomic interval encodes:
- the LOC142373056 gene encoding uncharacterized protein LOC142373056, with translation MEAASLGMHYDPLNTQDNPPTSNKVLVTVIRNDIEVSKRVLNVTGTADLIEQTLSQQRDSVFHRLLKYNPEFNDYIDGDDDEPLKHLDRYQIILMEAKQNEAEPLNAGEDHQSGLLEKESLRQTDSVHSFDAAGLMALIKNKAPTVLVEYEKSGTLSLTSRKLLVRTAVSNLVERRGFYPSSADKLMLAKSMIAVFPSLMIKIQEENEGFEHLYDPVSHCGFIEMKLRNLRRSLHDDQRRYRKRRRSSEGSAGAVLLQVIAEGEDESTQDWITATKRMRPSPENLTSIKMGMEKTFNNRRLWITTQSPTVVEIFQQYPRFVDLPYLFDSEFARMFPGKENQFLRKWEGHIVPKLLKVARLENENDPDVLSAGEESDESRCLRALKSLTSFLPPTATGRNKGWSKCSVKSALSYILEVKQTGTSIPSLYQEQTAGAADVQQPKLVCLGDPCSAAQYIIVAKHDKVAIPLQDEGLTCALDKLFKMLWVCNVAYPVQLNSVYSFIEHVYDLPTSRPKRSKVLELIAKLHALE, from the exons ATGGAGGCTGCTTCTCTTGGGATGCACTACGACCCCTTG AACACACAAGACAACCCACCCACCAGCAACAAAGTTCTTGTCACAGTAATCAGAAATGACATAGAGGTGTCAAAAAGAGTCCTCAATGTGACTGGGACAGCTGATCTCATAGAACAAACTCTATCCCAGCAAAGAGACAGTGTATTCCACCGGCTGTTAAAATACAATCCAGAGTTCAACGACTACattgatggtgatgatgatgagccCCTGAAGCACCTGGATAGATACCAAATCATCTTGATGGAGGCTAAACAAAATGAG GCTGAACCATTGAATGCAGGTGAAGATCATCAAAGTGGGCTATTGGAG AAAGAGTCTCTAAGACAAACTGATAGTGTGCACAGCTTTGATGCTGCAGGTTTGATGGCACTAATCAAGAACAAAGCCCCAACTGTACTTGTTGAATATGAAAAATCTGGAACACTCTCTCTCACATCCCGAAAACTCCTTGTAAGAACAGCTGTCAGCAATCTGGTTGAGCGACGGGGATT TTACCCCTCCAGTGCTGACAAGCTGATGTTGGCCAAAAGCATGATTGCAGTCTTCCCATCACTCATGATCAAGATACAAGAAGAGAACGAAGGATTT GAGCACTTATATGATCCAGTGTCCCACTGTGGATTCATTGAGATGAAACTGAGGAACCTGCGGAGAAGCCTTCATGATGATCAGAGACGCTATCGCAAACGTAGGAGGTCAAGTGAGGGTTCTGCTGGAGCTGTACTGTTACAAGTAATTGCAGAAGGAGAAGACGAGTCTACGCAGGATTGGATAACGGCCACCAAAAGGATGAGACCATCTCCCGAGAACCTTACATCCATCAAAATGGGCATGGAGAAAACTTTCAACAACCGAAGGCTCTGGATCACAACTCAGTCACCAACAGTAGTGGAGATTTTTCAGCAGTACCCTCGCTTTGTAGACCTGCCATATTTG TTTGATTCAGAGTTTGCGAGAATGTTTCCTGGCAAAGAAAATCAATTCCTTCGGAAATGGGAAGGACATATTGTTCCCAAACTCCTGAAAGTGGCCAGACTGGAAAATGAAAACGATCCTGATGTTCTTTCAGCTGGTGAGGAGAGTGATG AGTCACGTTGTCTCAGAGCTCTTAAGTCACTCACCAGTTTTCTACCTCCGACTGCAACTGGGAGGAACAAAGGCTGGTCCAAGTGCAGCGTGAAATCAGCCTTGTCATATATCCTGGAGGTGAAACAG ACTGGAACAAGTATCCCCAGCCTCTACCAAGAACaaacagcaggagcagcagacGTGCAACAACCGAAGCTTGTGTGTCTGGGAGATCCATGTTCAGCAGCACAATATATTATTGTGGCAAAGCATGACAAAGTTGCCATCCCTTTACAGGACGAAGGACTGACATGTGCCCTGGACAAGTTGTTCAAAATGTTGTGGGTCTGTAATGTAGCCTATCCTGTCCAACTTAACTCTGTGTATTCTTTTATTGAGCATGTTTACGACTTGCCCACCTCAAGACCAAAGAGATCAAAAGTTTTGGAGTTGATTGCCAAGCTCCATGCACTAGAATAG